A genomic window from Methanovulcanius yangii includes:
- a CDS encoding type I restriction-modification system subunit M: MESHQLNWITNFIWGIADDVLRDLYVRGKYRDVILPMTVLRRLDAVLEPTKQSVLEMKESLDAAGVVHQDPALRQAAGQAFYNTSKFTLRDLKSCANQQQLRADFEAYLDGFSPNVQDILEKFEFRNQIPRLSKADALGTLIEKFLSPEINVSPNPVMNGDGSEKHPGLDNHAMGTVFEELVRRFNEENNEEAGEHWTPRDAVKLMSRLIFLPIADEIESGTYLLYDGACGTGGMLTVAEETLHDLALAHEKEVATHLYGQEINAETYAIAKADMLLKGEGEEADNIIGGPEYSTLSNDAFPSHEFDFMLSNPPYGKSWKSDLERMGGKTGLRDPRFVIEHNGDPEYSLVTRSSDGQMLFLANMISKMKHGTKLGSRIAEVHNGSSLFTGDAGQGESNIRRWIIENDWLEAIVALPLNMFYNTGIATYIWVITNRKPEHRKGRVQLIDATKWYKPLRKNLGKKNCQLTEEDCQEICDAYIAFAETEESKIFENAAFGYWKLTVDRPLRLRGIEPGRVYKAKEIKDLKETRERDETAPPVIKKVHKRGTVPDPLHGLFETTIGGKPAVVEYEPDSDLRDTEQVPLLEEGGIDAFLRREVLPYAPDAWYTESSVKIGYEISFTRYFYKPKPMRSLEEIRADILKVREESEGLLDEIIGGGEL, translated from the coding sequence ATGGAATCACACCAACTCAATTGGATAACAAATTTCATCTGGGGTATCGCCGACGATGTGCTGCGAGACCTCTACGTCCGGGGCAAATATCGTGACGTCATCCTGCCGATGACCGTCCTTCGCCGCCTCGATGCTGTGCTGGAACCGACCAAGCAGTCCGTCCTCGAGATGAAGGAATCGCTCGATGCGGCAGGAGTTGTGCACCAGGACCCGGCCCTCCGGCAGGCGGCCGGACAGGCATTCTATAACACCTCCAAATTTACCCTCCGTGACCTCAAAAGCTGTGCCAACCAGCAGCAGCTCCGGGCCGACTTCGAGGCATATCTCGACGGCTTCTCCCCCAATGTTCAGGATATCCTCGAAAAATTCGAATTCCGCAACCAGATCCCCCGGCTCTCCAAGGCAGATGCACTTGGCACACTCATCGAGAAGTTTCTCTCCCCGGAGATCAATGTCAGCCCGAATCCGGTGATGAACGGCGATGGTTCCGAAAAGCATCCCGGTCTCGACAATCACGCGATGGGCACCGTCTTCGAGGAACTGGTCCGGCGGTTCAACGAAGAGAACAACGAGGAGGCGGGTGAGCACTGGACACCCCGCGATGCGGTGAAGCTCATGTCCCGGCTGATCTTCCTCCCCATCGCTGACGAGATCGAGTCCGGCACCTACCTCCTCTATGACGGAGCCTGCGGGACCGGAGGCATGCTGACCGTTGCCGAGGAGACCCTCCATGACCTCGCTCTTGCCCACGAAAAAGAGGTCGCAACCCACCTCTACGGGCAGGAGATCAACGCCGAGACCTATGCGATCGCCAAGGCCGACATGCTCCTCAAGGGCGAGGGGGAAGAGGCCGACAATATCATCGGCGGCCCGGAATATTCGACGCTCTCGAACGATGCGTTCCCCTCGCATGAATTCGACTTCATGCTCAGCAATCCTCCCTACGGGAAGAGCTGGAAGAGCGATCTCGAGCGGATGGGGGGGAAGACCGGCCTTCGCGACCCGCGGTTTGTGATCGAGCACAACGGCGACCCCGAATACTCTCTTGTGACCCGCTCCTCTGATGGCCAGATGCTCTTTCTTGCCAATATGATCTCCAAGATGAAGCACGGCACTAAACTCGGCAGCCGTATTGCAGAGGTCCACAACGGCAGTTCGCTCTTCACCGGCGACGCCGGGCAGGGGGAGAGCAACATCCGCCGCTGGATCATCGAGAACGACTGGCTCGAGGCGATCGTCGCACTGCCCCTCAACATGTTCTACAACACCGGCATTGCGACCTATATCTGGGTGATCACCAACCGCAAGCCCGAGCACCGGAAGGGCAGGGTGCAGCTCATCGACGCGACCAAATGGTACAAACCGCTCAGGAAGAACCTCGGCAAGAAGAACTGCCAGCTCACCGAGGAGGACTGCCAGGAGATCTGTGATGCGTACATCGCGTTTGCCGAAACCGAGGAGAGTAAGATCTTCGAGAACGCCGCGTTCGGCTACTGGAAGCTGACCGTGGACCGGCCGCTCCGGTTGAGGGGCATCGAGCCGGGCCGCGTCTACAAGGCAAAGGAGATCAAGGACCTCAAGGAGACCCGCGAACGCGACGAGACCGCACCGCCGGTGATCAAGAAGGTCCATAAGAGGGGGACGGTCCCCGACCCGCTCCACGGGCTCTTCGAGACGACCATTGGCGGCAAACCGGCCGTCGTCGAGTACGAACCCGACAGCGACCTCCGCGACACCGAGCAGGTCCCCCTCCTCGAGGAGGGCGGCATCGATGCCTTCCTCCGCCGCGAGGTGCTCCCGTATGCCCCGGATGCCTGGTATACCGAGTCGAGCGTGAAGATCGGCTACGAGATCAGCTTCACCCGCTACTTCTACAAGCCAAAACCCATGCGGAGCTTGGAGGAGATCCGGGCAGATATCCTCAAGGTGCGGGAGGAGAGCGAGGGGTTGTTGGACGAGATTATCGGGGGTGGGGAGTTATGA
- a CDS encoding VWA domain-containing protein, whose product MAYDRNVKDICSEKALELTRNSRNSLPAKAKEEIAEIFISDLTGNNGYEIRDRNLFIQKYGIFYPIFHLIHHSDEWKHLKEIALESPEVAGDIVQKFLNNVFDFLAASPSRFSNLPDNIDESLSSILMEFMDLLASSQDLWGRHFPDKIEPQDPNQTNSDALAELSEILEQLKELGDLHSPELSTDLDHLSSILSTWSGPDDLKESVQNSDLSEAIQNLKEIIATPPDATQGDEPDEEGEGKPGGGEDEETPSEMEGEGKPGSGEDDGTPTEMEGEGKPGGGEDDGTPTEMEGEGKPGGGEDDGTPSEMEGEGKPGGGEDDGTPSEMEGEGKPGGGEDDGTPSEMDGDDQGSAPEESSQWGTRQGEGEPSQAQPDTDGTSEAGKTGEPASDQSHTEPADGAKNDADSTASKIEELSATIDDILEQESNKEDSEQLNQPNDNIDRFLSNTAKSSFLKAQVSQQILKPLGNDISAIKPHIETIEFLTALYPGRGMDLSMSPVHATYINNLERYAAIVQKNDDLKKMVELFGRIELEYGLRKISISPSGKTEMHSVTLSNDISRMLPMEASKLHHPTLRKKFYADLTEGRLLSYQLRGKHWADGTPKKRKRGPVVAMVDTSGSMSGAPETLAKAIILAITKRMLKDRRDVKVILFSGPGCNTEIELTSRRKMADTFLQFIQQGFRGGTDFNTALRTGLDSLSEPEYEGADLLFITDGLGGVTDRSLVDRWTEFKETKDARIFSCIVGNDDAGGLNEISDNIYYFSGNGWAAGSSPAHMIKIIQGERNVDRI is encoded by the coding sequence ATGGCGTATGATAGAAATGTGAAGGATATCTGCAGCGAGAAGGCTCTTGAACTAACTCGTAATTCGCGTAACAGTCTCCCTGCAAAAGCCAAGGAAGAGATTGCAGAAATCTTCATCAGCGACCTCACCGGCAACAACGGCTACGAAATACGGGACCGCAATCTCTTCATCCAAAAATACGGAATTTTTTATCCCATCTTCCACCTCATCCACCATTCCGACGAATGGAAACATCTCAAGGAAATCGCCCTCGAATCACCGGAAGTTGCAGGGGATATCGTACAGAAGTTTCTCAACAATGTATTCGATTTTCTCGCTGCATCGCCGTCCCGCTTTTCCAATCTCCCTGACAATATCGATGAATCCCTGAGCAGCATCCTCATGGAATTCATGGACCTGCTTGCATCCTCACAGGACCTGTGGGGGCGGCACTTTCCCGACAAAATTGAACCTCAAGATCCAAACCAGACCAACTCCGATGCATTGGCCGAGCTTTCTGAAATTCTCGAGCAGTTGAAAGAATTGGGGGACCTTCACTCACCGGAACTCTCTACGGATCTTGACCATCTCTCATCGATACTCAGCACATGGAGTGGTCCAGATGATCTTAAGGAAAGCGTACAGAATTCTGATCTGAGCGAAGCAATTCAAAATCTGAAGGAAATAATCGCCACCCCACCGGATGCGACTCAAGGTGACGAACCTGATGAAGAGGGAGAAGGGAAGCCAGGTGGCGGAGAAGATGAGGAAACCCCGTCTGAAATGGAGGGAGAAGGGAAGCCAGGCAGTGGAGAAGATGATGGAACCCCGACTGAAATGGAGGGAGAGGGGAAGCCAGGCGGTGGAGAAGATGATGGAACCCCGACTGAAATGGAGGGAGAAGGGAAGCCAGGCGGTGGAGAAGATGATGGAACCCCGTCTGAAATGGAGGGAGAAGGGAAGCCAGGCGGTGGAGAAGATGATGGAACCCCGTCTGAAATGGAGGGAGAAGGGAAGCCAGGTGGTGGAGAAGATGATGGAACCCCGTCTGAAATGGATGGTGATGATCAGGGAAGTGCACCGGAGGAGAGCTCTCAATGGGGGACGAGGCAGGGAGAAGGTGAACCATCCCAGGCCCAGCCAGATACCGACGGTACCTCCGAAGCGGGAAAGACGGGAGAGCCGGCAAGTGATCAATCTCATACGGAACCGGCTGACGGGGCAAAGAATGATGCGGACAGTACTGCATCGAAGATTGAAGAATTATCCGCGACAATCGATGATATTCTCGAGCAGGAATCCAATAAAGAGGATTCTGAACAGCTGAACCAACCCAATGATAACATCGACCGGTTCCTCTCGAATACCGCAAAATCTTCGTTTTTAAAGGCACAGGTGTCCCAACAGATCTTAAAACCTCTTGGAAATGACATCTCAGCGATCAAACCCCACATTGAGACGATTGAATTTTTGACCGCACTCTATCCGGGGAGGGGAATGGACCTCTCGATGTCGCCCGTTCATGCAACTTACATCAACAATCTCGAGAGATATGCGGCGATCGTCCAGAAGAACGATGACCTGAAAAAAATGGTCGAGTTGTTCGGCCGCATCGAACTCGAATATGGCCTCAGGAAGATCTCCATCTCCCCTTCTGGGAAGACCGAGATGCATTCGGTGACCCTGTCCAATGACATTTCGCGTATGCTCCCGATGGAGGCCTCAAAACTCCACCACCCGACACTAAGAAAGAAATTCTATGCGGATCTCACCGAGGGGCGGCTCCTGTCCTATCAGCTCCGGGGAAAACACTGGGCAGACGGGACGCCGAAGAAGCGAAAGCGCGGGCCGGTGGTTGCGATGGTGGATACCTCCGGCTCGATGAGCGGTGCCCCGGAGACGCTTGCAAAGGCAATCATCCTCGCGATAACGAAGAGAATGCTCAAGGACCGCCGTGATGTGAAGGTCATTCTCTTCTCCGGGCCGGGATGCAATACCGAGATCGAGCTGACTTCGCGTAGAAAAATGGCAGACACGTTCCTGCAGTTCATTCAGCAGGGATTCCGCGGGGGGACGGACTTCAACACAGCCCTCAGAACCGGCCTTGATTCCCTCTCGGAACCGGAATATGAAGGGGCAGACCTGCTCTTTATAACAGACGGCCTCGGAGGTGTGACCGATCGCTCCCTCGTGGACAGATGGACAGAATTCAAGGAGACCAAGGATGCGAGAATTTTTTCCTGCATCGTCGGCAATGACGACGCCGGCGGACTGAACGAGATATCCGACAATATCTATTACTTCTCAGGAAACGGATGGGCGGCAGGATCAAGTCCGGCACACATGATAAAGATCATCCAGGGCGAGAGAAACGTGGATAGAATTTAA
- a CDS encoding AAA family ATPase: MKQKLETLIEAYQGHFVEREDEIKGAFLAILANENLLFLGPPGTAKTYLAQNICSSIDDAEFFYYLLTRFTTPEEIFGPLSLKALEEDEFRRKTDGCLPTSHIGFLDEIFKANSSILNSLLTLLNERKFHNGPNVVSTPLLSIFGASNELPEEDENLEALYDRFLFRYEVKPISFEENLRKLIFESPETFLPPKNLSVDEIRAIREQAKDVEFYEDAMDILMAIRRELTKVGDGGTQIYISDRRWKKIVHVLKVAAAAQGHTKVNRSMLLLLEHLLWDHPDQKNAIRRIVIELTMSGGQSYDDLEEKIKGLDPKKYSNKKIHLPVPVTHVSSARNNTTVATLEEVKEVCRRGGNGYNDGRPFRMQNKYYSFDELIEALRIEYGIDSKLEMKDSFVGYLAEVAKLRFEFLALEKFNTKYFDHFKRDLEKNIWTNSRDVDEVVVYHQKELSRIQHLDKEISKLERIKKIEDLQKNEDDQRTNQRNYNVFGY, encoded by the coding sequence ATGAAGCAGAAACTTGAAACATTGATCGAAGCGTACCAAGGCCATTTTGTTGAGCGTGAAGACGAGATCAAGGGTGCATTTCTGGCAATACTTGCCAATGAAAACCTCCTCTTCCTCGGCCCGCCGGGAACGGCAAAGACCTATCTCGCCCAGAACATATGCAGCAGCATCGATGATGCCGAATTCTTTTACTACCTTTTGACCCGTTTTACGACCCCGGAAGAAATATTCGGGCCGCTTTCACTGAAGGCGCTTGAGGAGGATGAGTTCAGAAGAAAGACTGACGGGTGCCTGCCAACCTCCCACATCGGATTTCTGGATGAGATCTTCAAGGCAAACAGTTCAATCCTCAACAGCCTGTTAACTCTCCTCAACGAGCGAAAATTCCACAATGGACCCAATGTTGTCTCCACACCACTGTTGTCGATATTCGGCGCATCAAACGAACTTCCGGAGGAAGATGAGAATCTCGAGGCGCTCTATGACCGGTTCCTCTTCCGGTATGAGGTGAAACCCATCTCTTTTGAGGAGAACCTCAGGAAGCTGATCTTTGAAAGTCCTGAGACCTTCTTGCCGCCGAAAAACCTCTCGGTGGATGAAATTCGTGCCATCAGGGAGCAGGCAAAAGATGTCGAATTTTACGAAGATGCCATGGACATCCTCATGGCCATACGCAGAGAGCTGACAAAGGTCGGCGACGGCGGGACGCAGATCTACATCTCTGACCGCCGCTGGAAGAAGATTGTACACGTCCTGAAAGTGGCGGCAGCGGCGCAGGGGCATACGAAGGTAAACCGCTCCATGCTCCTGCTCCTCGAGCATTTGCTGTGGGACCACCCGGACCAGAAGAACGCCATCAGGCGCATCGTTATTGAATTGACGATGTCCGGCGGGCAAAGCTACGATGATCTCGAAGAGAAAATTAAGGGCCTTGACCCGAAAAAATACTCGAACAAAAAGATACACCTTCCTGTACCAGTTACTCATGTTTCTTCAGCGAGGAATAATACAACCGTAGCGACTCTCGAGGAAGTGAAGGAAGTATGTAGAAGAGGCGGTAATGGCTATAATGACGGACGTCCCTTCCGCATGCAAAATAAATATTATTCCTTTGATGAACTGATAGAGGCACTTCGAATAGAATATGGAATTGATTCAAAACTGGAGATGAAAGACAGCTTCGTTGGTTACCTTGCTGAAGTGGCTAAATTACGGTTTGAATTCCTTGCGTTGGAAAAATTCAATACGAAATATTTTGACCACTTCAAACGGGACCTGGAAAAAAATATCTGGACAAATTCACGTGATGTAGACGAGGTCGTCGTATACCATCAGAAGGAGCTGTCCCGGATACAACACCTTGATAAAGAAATTTCAAAACTTGAAAGAATTAAAAAAATTGAAGATTTACAAAAAAATGAGGATGACCAGCGTACGAATCAAAGAAATTACAACGTGTTCGGTTATTGA
- a CDS encoding NYN domain-containing protein has translation MEYIARPITEQKRLAVLIDADNAQPAIIENLLQEIAKYGSATVKRIYGDWTSSNLSGWKESLLKYSIQPIQQFGYTTKKNSTDSALIIDAMDLLYAGNLDGFCIVSSDSDFTRLASRLRESGKIVYGFGEKKTPKPFVEACDKFTYTEILRTEIEAIVDEPAKTPVSQKSANDLKGDTKLVNLLRNSVEDSSGEDGWANLADVGQTIQNVSPDFDARNYGFKKLSGLFRAIGLFDIEEKENPSSQVKVVYVRDKRLNK, from the coding sequence ATGGAATATATCGCACGCCCGATAACTGAACAAAAACGTTTAGCGGTTTTAATTGATGCAGATAACGCTCAACCGGCAATAATCGAGAATCTGCTTCAGGAAATTGCAAAATATGGTTCGGCAACCGTGAAGAGAATTTATGGCGACTGGACATCTTCAAATCTTAGCGGGTGGAAGGAATCCCTTCTGAAATATTCGATTCAACCGATCCAGCAATTTGGTTATACTACCAAAAAAAATTCAACCGACAGTGCCTTGATCATCGATGCAATGGACCTTCTCTATGCCGGGAACCTGGACGGGTTCTGCATCGTATCGAGCGACAGCGACTTCACCCGGCTTGCCAGCCGCCTGCGTGAATCCGGAAAGATAGTATATGGCTTTGGCGAGAAGAAGACACCCAAGCCATTTGTCGAGGCGTGCGACAAATTCACCTATACGGAGATTCTGCGAACCGAAATAGAGGCGATAGTTGATGAACCAGCCAAGACCCCTGTCTCCCAGAAATCCGCCAACGACCTGAAGGGGGATACCAAGCTCGTAAACCTCCTCCGCAACAGCGTTGAGGACTCATCCGGTGAGGATGGATGGGCGAATCTTGCGGATGTTGGCCAGACGATCCAGAATGTCTCACCCGATTTCGATGCGAGAAATTATGGATTCAAGAAACTGAGCGGGCTATTTCGGGCAATCGGGCTCTTCGACATTGAAGAAAAGGAGAACCCGTCATCCCAGGTGAAGGTGGTTTATGTGCGGGATAAGCGGTTGAACAAGTAA